In Botrytis cinerea B05.10 chromosome 3, complete sequence, the genomic stretch ACATCAGAAAGATCGTTGTCGGCCatctttgatgatgatggtgatgttaatgggaatgaagatgagaaggattGGTTGAGCTTTaagagaaataaaatattccaGGTGGATCAAGGTCGCCTAAAATTTATTTCTGCAAACTAAGCTAATCCTAGCTTAGCTATCGCGGAGCTTACCAAATCAGTATGTCCGTGCTCGTGACTTTCGGTATTGCGGTCTTTCAGATAAGTCGCCCAAGCAGAAATCAAGAGAGGTACACGAAGAAGTGCTAGGAAGTGTCTGCAACTCTTGGAGTTCTAGATTTCTTGTCCTGCCGGTAAAACATGTAAATCGAATCCTACATCACTTTATCCATCAGCCGTGCCAATCCCCTCGTACCTTTTGCCTTGTCTTGCCTCATCTTTTGCCTTGCACTCTTGCCTCACTGTTCGCCCTGTTCATGTGGTGAGCCAACGCACAGAAGAaacgagagagagagagagctgTCCAAAACCCCTGCATAGATGACATAGTTCTTGTGTCGTGGAAAGAGCATAACAACATATATCACAAGCAGTGTCTACTGAATTCAATTGAACATTCAACTACTATTCTACACATGAAGCTTCCGATGAACATATAAAAATTGAGCCGAAAGAAATCCCCCAACCGCCAAGCCAATCCTGAAATTTCCCCTCGGGGCCTCAGCTCAACACATTCACTGGTGCTTGATTCATCCAATCCCCGCGTCGCCGCTTATTTATCCGTCCACCATCCAAACAATTGGTGCACCTATCAATCAAGCTCCCACAACCTTATCAACTTCCGACCAATCAAACCCCGAAATTCTATAAACAAGCTACTCCATTCATCGCGGTCGTCGCGCAAACCAAAGCTTCTCAATTAAAGAGGCATTCAATGTCACTTTGATCCTCTCCAAAATCATTCAAGTCAGCCCATCTGCAGCTAGCCTGCCGTCGCTCATCGTCACCTAGCATCCGAGGATCGAATCTTGCGTctcgaagacgaagacgagtCGCCCGTACCCACAACATTTGACTAACCTTTCTATCTCTTCATATGCTGCGCGCCAATTAGTCTCGACCGTAGCAAGATACCCAGAGGAAATATTTAAAGAGCTCAGAAGCGCGACCTTTCGAGATCTTTGCCCACGTACAACCTCAATACGAATCGGGAGAAGCAAgcataaaaacaaatatgGATCCTCCACCACCCGGCTCGTCCCATGgacagcagcagcagccaTCCGCTTCACAACAACGTCCGGCGCAGACGCAACAGCCTGTTTATGATACAAGTCAAGGAGGTCATTATGGTATGTTTAATCTCTACACTCATTCGTTTCTTAATTTCTCGATCactatttttatatcaagCAAATACTAATTTATTTCGCGCAACAGGTGCCAGTGCCTTGGTATGAAATACTTACATATGCGAGTCGAATTCTACTAATGTTACAGTAGCTATCTCAACAAGGTTTTGCGCCCGTTCCAGAATTCTACACAGGAGCTTGGGCAAATGTAAGTTTTGATCATATAGATACTTGAAAGACGAGAGCTAATTTGGTGGCTAGGTAAACCAAGGTCTGCATGGACAATACAAGGACATTCTCACAACCTATTGGcaacaaatcatcaatcatcttgAGGGTGACACCCATGACTACAAGCTCCATCAACTACCCCTCGCACGCATAAAAAAAGTCATGAAGGCCGATCCCGAAGTAAAGATGATTTCTGCCGAAGCTCCAATCCTATTCGCCAAGGGGTGTGATATCTTTATCACGGAACTTACTATGAGAGCATGGATTCATGCCGAAGAAAACAAGCGTCGCACCTTGCAAAGATCGGATATTGCTTCTGCATTGGCCAAGTCGGACatgtttgatttcttgattgatattgttcCACGTGAAGAAGCCGCAGCTCACGCAAAGAGACCTTCTGGTTCAGGACAAGCTGCACCACAAATCCCCGGCGCT encodes the following:
- the Bchap5 gene encoding Bchap5 codes for the protein MDPPPPGSSHGQQQQPSASQQRPAQTQQPVYDTSQGGHYGASALLSQQGFAPVPEFYTGAWANVNQGLHGQYKDILTTYWQQIINHLEGDTHDYKLHQLPLARIKKVMKADPEVKMISAEAPILFAKGCDIFITELTMRAWIHAEENKRRTLQRSDIASALAKSDMFDFLIDIVPREEAAAHAKRPSGSGQAAPQIPGAAPGSAQLPPQQSNIPQQPGHPSHPQSMPQDYSLGGHGIAPEQDPYRHQPNMYQPQVPPGQPGQYGAQQPMYGEMNEIYGYPAMPPPQQP
- the Bchap5 gene encoding Bchap5; amino-acid sequence: MDPPPPGSSHGQQQQPSASQQRPAQTQQPVYDTSQGGHYGASALLSQQGFAPVPEFYTGAWANVNQGLHGQYKDILTTYWQQIINHLEGDTHDYKLHQLPLARIKKVMKADPEVKMISAEAPILFAKGCDIFITELTMRAWIHAEENKRRTLQRSDIASALAKSDMFDFLIDIVPREEAAAHAKRPSGSGQAAPQIPGAAPGSAQLPPQQSNIPQQPGHPSHPQSMPQDYSLGGHGIAPEQDPYRHQPNMYQPQVPPGQPGQYGAQQPMYGEMNEIYGYPAMPPPQQQMYQVPHQPRQDPVNTDATHHYPRQEGGDGDADAEGERDYEVG